The Natrinema sp. DC36 genome includes the window GTCCGGAGGTCGCTCTCGGGATCGTGCACCCGAAAGCCCGAGCCGTGGTCGGCCAGCGCCGGGACAGCCGCCTCGTGAAGTTGGGCGAGGAGGTCCCCGCCGGCCTCGAGTTCGCGGATCAGCACCTCGAGCTCGATCAGGGCCTGCATCGGGGAGATTTCGTCGGCCGCCAGTCCCGTTCCGAGTTCCTCGACGAGTTCGCGGACGCGCTCGTCAGTGGCGATGCGATCGTTGACGGTCACGTCGCCGTGGGCGTACTTCGAGACGGCGCTCTGGCTGATGCCGAGTACCTCTGCGACCTCGCTCTGCGTGAGGCCGCGCTCTCGGAGATCGCCGGCCAGCAGCGATCGGACGGTGGGCAGGAACTCGTCCACGACGATTTCTTCGACGAATTGCATTCGTTGTGCAGGGTACGGGCGGCTGACGGGAGAAACTGTTGGTCCGTTCGGTGAACCGACTCGCGTCGCCGACTCGAGTCGCTCACAGGATCGGCACGAGCATCGCCGCGAACTCGTAGTCGTAGACGTGATTGAGGAGGACGTAGGTGACCACGCCGAGGAAGAGACTCAGAATCCACGCGCCGGCGGCGATGCGACCGATTCTGGCGTGGGGCGTCTGCCGGAGCTCTGCGGGCGTGTGGGTCAGTCCGAGGATCAGCGCGTAGAGGACGACCGGCACCGAGACGATCGAGAGGATGATGTGGATCGCCAGCATGACGAGATAGGCGTAGTAGATCCCCTCGGGGCCGACGAACTCCTTCGTTCCGCCGCCGCCGACCTTGAGCAGGTAGACGACCAGAAAGCCCAGGATCAGGACGAACCCCGAGACCATCGCTAGCCGGTGTTTCTCGACATCGCCGGCGCGGATCCAGTACCAGCCCGACAGCAGCACTACCGTCGCTGTCGTGTTGATGACCGCGATCACGTGAGAGAGCAGGTTGACCTGCGCGTTCGTCAGATCGGGATAGATCGGCACGTCGAGCAGGAACGTCCCGAGCACCAGCGCGTAGCCGACGATCGTCAGGAGGACCGTTACGCCAATCGGGCGCTCGCGGAGCCGGCGTCTCGCGTCAGCGGTTGCCATTATCGGACGTTCGGAGCACCGCCGTATCACGTTTGCTGTTCCAGCACGGCTCGCACACGCCCAGCACGCGAGTCGGCGCTCGAGGCTCGGTCTCGAGCGAACGAGCCTCGAGAACCAATTTTTCAGTCTCGAGCGAACGGGAACCGATTTAACCGCTCGCGGACGAGCGGCTTCAGCTCGAAGAGGTAGCGCTCCGTGTCCGCGATCCCATCGGAGTCCTCGTCGGGGACGTGCTGGGCGTACATCACCTGATCGAGGGAGACGTCGTCGGGGAGCTCCTGGGCGATAACGACGCCGTCTACCGCGCGGCCCGGCTCGAGTTCGACGTCGGTGCCGGTCCAGCGCTCGGGGAGGTCGTTCGCGTGCGGAGCGACGATGCTCGAGCCCTCGTAGAGGAAGCCGTCGTCGCCGAAGAAACTCGTGTTCGCTTTCCCCCGCCAGGGAAGCGGCCGCGAGCTCGTGTTGTGGGCGCGGAAGAAGGCCACCGTCCGCCTGGTCGCGACGGTGATGGGGCCGTCGACCAGCGAGGCGAGATCGACATTGTGGACCAGTCCGGCGAGGCTGAGCGTGAGGTACTCGCCGCTGACGGTCAGTTCGTACTCGCGGTCGCCGCTTTTGACACGCTCGGAGGGATCGTAGGTCGGATTGGGTCGACGGTCGGAACTCGAATCGCCCCGCGTGATCGCGCCGCCGTCCGTTTCGCGGTCGCCCGGCGCTCGTTCGCCGAGGATCGCCTCGTAGGCGTCCTTGATCCGCAGAAACTGCTCTCGAGAGCCACCCTGATCGGGGTGATGAACCTTCAACAGGCGCCGGTAGGCCCGACGAACCGCCCGGTCGTCGGCGTCCGGCGACAGCCCGAGGACCTCGTAGTGGCTCTCCATCGATGGAGTACTCGATGCTTCGTCGAAAAGAGTCTTTCCGTGTTTACCGTCGACCCCATCCGTTAGAAATCGTACTTCGACCGTCCGTCACCTCAGTCCGCGGGTTCGGTCGGTTCCTCGAGCGTGACCGTGCCGTTCCGATCGACAGTGACGTGGTAGTCACAGAAACGAAACGAGACGGCTCCATCCGGTCTGTTCGTGCCGTTCGGTCGGTCCGCGAAGAGCGCGTCGAGCGACGTCGGATCGACGACCGCGTGAAGCGATTCGTACTGCGGCGGCGCCAGTTCCGCCGGCTGCACGCCCTCGGCCTCGGCAACCGTTTCGATCACTGCCTGACTCGGCGGCACCGCTGACGGCGCGCCGACGCTATCGCCACCCTCCACCATCGTATTCGACCCTTCCAAATCCGGTGGAATAAAACTATCCTTCTTGGATGAGTCGTGTCCCCAGACGACAATCCGATCGCTCCCCCACAAACGCGGATCTCTCGTGTGGGTTCGAAGCCACTCGTGCAAAACCGAACCTCGTTGGACGAGACTCGATACCATCGCCCGAGATCGAACGCAAAAGCGAGCTACTCGATGTGAATCGCGGGTTTGCCCGGCCGCGCTTTCTCCGCCAGGTCGTCGTCAGCGGCCGCCCGGCGGACGGTGACGTCCGCACCGAACTCGTCGGTGACGAGCCAGCTCGCGCGGTCGAGAACCTCGAGTTCGCGATTCGCGCCCGGCTGCTGTCCGAGTTCCGGGCCGCCGTCGCGGCCGACCAGTCGGCCGACGAACGAGCCGACGGTCTCGCGGTCTGCCGCGACGCCGTCGGCCGCGAGGAGTCGGTCGACGATCGAGTCGGTATCGGGGACCGCGTGGGCGTCGGCGGACGCCGCCTCGTCGACGAGTTCGGCGGCCCGATACTTCCACTCGCGAGCGCAGACCAGCTCGATCCGTTCCGGTTCGTCGATCGCGGCGACGTCGACGATGTCCCGAACGTCCTCGAGCGTCCGTTCGACCAGTCCCCGCTCGAGCCGGTAGGCCGACGCGTCGCCGTCGGGTTCGGGCCAGTCGGCCTCGACGACGAGTCCGTCGCCCCGGAGCTTGTTCCAGCACTCCTCGCCGAGGTGCGGGGCCATCGGCGCGATCATCGCGGCGAGTGTCAACATTCCCCGCCGGTAGACGTCGTCGTGTGGCCGGTCGTACTCGCGGTAGCGCCGCAGCAGGCGCGCCAGTTCCCGAATTTCGGTGGCCGCGCGGTGGAATCGGAACCGCTCGTACTCCTCGGTGACCGCGGCGATCGTCCGATCGATCTCCCGGTCGACGTACTCGTCGTGATCTCGCCGTTCGACGCGGGTGTCGCCCGCCTCGACGAAGTCCGCCGCCATCCCGTAGAGGGCCTGCTGGAGGTCGTAGGCCCCGCGGACGTTGTTGGCAGTCCACTCGAAGTCCTGCTCGGGGTGGGCCGCCGAGAGCACGAACAGCCGTGTCGTCTCCGCGCCGTACTCCTCGGGAGCGACGACGTTCCCCTTCGAACTGGACATCTTCTCGCCGTCGTACAGCACCGTCCCCTGGCTCTTGAGTTCCCGAATGGGCTCCCGTTGCTCGAGGAGGCCGATATCGGCCAGCGCCTTCGTGAAGAAGCGGCTGTAGAGCAGGTGGAGGATGGCGTGCTCCTCGCCGCCGACGTAGACGTCGACGGGCATCCAGTCGTCCGCGCGGTCGGTGTCGAACGGCGCGTCCGCGAGGTCCGGCGAGAGGAAGCGCAGGAAGTACCACGAGGAGTCGACGAAGGTGTCCATCGTGTCCGTTTCGCGGCGCGCGGGCCCGCCACAGTCGGGACAGGTCGTCTCGTTCCACTCCTCGGCCGCGTCCAGCGGGTTGCCCGTCGTCCGGACGAACTCCGGGAGTTCGACGGGGAGGTCGTCGTCGGAGACGAGCACGTGCCCGCAGTCGTCGCAGTGGACGACCGGAATCGGCGTCCCCCAGTAGCGCTGCCGGGAGATCAGCCAGTCGCGCAGCCGGTAGGTGGTGTCTTCTTCGAGCGCGTCGTGGTCGGTCACGAGCCGCTCGCGGGCCGTCTCGCTCTCGAGTCCGTCGTACTCGCCGCTTCCCTCGAGCGTTCCCTCGCCGGTGTAAGCCTCGCTTTCGACGCCGGACTCGGCCCTCCCGTCGTCGGGAACGATCACGCGCTCGATCGGCAGGTCGCGTGCGAGCGCGAACGAGTGGTCGCGCTCGTTGTGGCCGGGAACGCCCATCACGGCACCGGTGCCGACGTCCTCGAGGACGTAGCCGGCGACGTAGACCGGGAGTTCCGCCCCGGTTAAGGGATGCACCGCGGTCGCGTCCGTCTCGATGCCGGAGAAGCCGACTTCGTCCGGGTCCTGCTCGCGAACGGTTTCGACGTACTCACCGACAGCCTCGTCCGAATCTGCCAGTTTCCGCGCCAGTTCGTGTCCGGGCGAGACGGCGAGGTAGGTCGCGCCGTAGACCGTCTCCGGACGGGTGCTGAACACGTCGACGGTTCGGTCACCGTCGCCATCGCCGTCGCTCCCATCGCCG containing:
- a CDS encoding J domain-containing protein, with product MESHYEVLGLSPDADDRAVRRAYRRLLKVHHPDQGGSREQFLRIKDAYEAILGERAPGDRETDGGAITRGDSSSDRRPNPTYDPSERVKSGDREYELTVSGEYLTLSLAGLVHNVDLASLVDGPITVATRRTVAFFRAHNTSSRPLPWRGKANTSFFGDDGFLYEGSSIVAPHANDLPERWTGTDVELEPGRAVDGVVIAQELPDDVSLDQVMYAQHVPDEDSDGIADTERYLFELKPLVRERLNRFPFARD
- a CDS encoding HalOD1 output domain-containing protein, giving the protein MVEGGDSVGAPSAVPPSQAVIETVAEAEGVQPAELAPPQYESLHAVVDPTSLDALFADRPNGTNRPDGAVSFRFCDYHVTVDRNGTVTLEEPTEPAD
- the leuS gene encoding leucine--tRNA ligase — protein: MYLFHRYWQYVWERDDVYALDEDADDPTYVLGMFPYTSGTLHMGHIRNYAITDAYSRYRRMRGDDVLHPMGWDAFGLPAENAAFERKTDPESWTQACIRRMREELETMGFGYDWSREITTCEPEYYRWNQWLFKRLYEAGLVEYEAATVNWCPDCETVLADAQVVEREDERGGSSDQGSSEAASSDGERVCWRCETSVGRRELDQWFLTITDYAEELHEGLADLEGWPDGVREIQRNWIGRQEGARITFDVSDYSGDGSDGDGDGDRTVDVFSTRPETVYGATYLAVSPGHELARKLADSDEAVGEYVETVREQDPDEVGFSGIETDATAVHPLTGAELPVYVAGYVLEDVGTGAVMGVPGHNERDHSFALARDLPIERVIVPDDGRAESGVESEAYTGEGTLEGSGEYDGLESETARERLVTDHDALEEDTTYRLRDWLISRQRYWGTPIPVVHCDDCGHVLVSDDDLPVELPEFVRTTGNPLDAAEEWNETTCPDCGGPARRETDTMDTFVDSSWYFLRFLSPDLADAPFDTDRADDWMPVDVYVGGEEHAILHLLYSRFFTKALADIGLLEQREPIRELKSQGTVLYDGEKMSSSKGNVVAPEEYGAETTRLFVLSAAHPEQDFEWTANNVRGAYDLQQALYGMAADFVEAGDTRVERRDHDEYVDREIDRTIAAVTEEYERFRFHRAATEIRELARLLRRYREYDRPHDDVYRRGMLTLAAMIAPMAPHLGEECWNKLRGDGLVVEADWPEPDGDASAYRLERGLVERTLEDVRDIVDVAAIDEPERIELVCAREWKYRAAELVDEAASADAHAVPDTDSIVDRLLAADGVAADRETVGSFVGRLVGRDGGPELGQQPGANRELEVLDRASWLVTDEFGADVTVRRAAADDDLAEKARPGKPAIHIE
- a CDS encoding DUF420 domain-containing protein translates to MATADARRRLRERPIGVTVLLTIVGYALVLGTFLLDVPIYPDLTNAQVNLLSHVIAVINTTATVVLLSGWYWIRAGDVEKHRLAMVSGFVLILGFLVVYLLKVGGGGTKEFVGPEGIYYAYLVMLAIHIILSIVSVPVVLYALILGLTHTPAELRQTPHARIGRIAAGAWILSLFLGVVTYVLLNHVYDYEFAAMLVPIL